A portion of the Lampris incognitus isolate fLamInc1 chromosome 9, fLamInc1.hap2, whole genome shotgun sequence genome contains these proteins:
- the LOC130118385 gene encoding lysosomal thioesterase PPT2-like: MTMMMVMMHGTELTDGYKPVIIVHGLFDGPKQLGTLAHFVTKVHPGTDVSVIDLYDNLASLKPMWTQVLGFRKAIVPIMQKAPDGVHFLCFSQGGLICRALLSIIPDHNVHTFVSLSSPQAGQYGDTDYLRWVFPDYVTRNIFHICYNRFGQKVSICDYWNDPRHRNLYLQRSTFLPLLNGERAHKDLEAWRNNFLRIKKLVLVGGPDDGVIMPWQSSHFGFYGRNENIVEMSKQEYYIRDWFGLKTLDARGDVLVCVQSGVQHTQWHSNYTVFSSCIEKWLT, translated from the exons atgacgatgatgatggtgatgatgcacGGGACTGAACTGACGGACGGGTACAAACCCGTCATCATCGTGCACGGACTTTTCGATGGACCCAAGCAACTTGGAACATTGGCCCATTTCGTAACAAAG GTTCATCCAGGCACAGACGTGTCCGTGATAGATTTGTATGATAACCTGGCCAGCCTAAAACCAATGTGGACTCAGGTCTTGGGCTTTAGGAAGGCCATAGTCCCCATCATGCAAAAGGCTCCCGACGGCGTCCATTTTCTGTGCTTCTCACAAG GTGGTCTGATATGTCGAGCTCTGCTCTCCATTATCCCAGACCATAATGTGCacacctttgtctctctctcgtcgCCGCAGGCCGGCCAGTACGGAG ACACTGACTATCTGAGATGGGTTTTCCCTGACTACGTGACGAGGAACATCTTCCATATCTGCTACAACAGATTTGGACAGAAAGTGTCTATATGTGACTACTGGAACG aTCCTCGACACAGAAACCTCTACCTGCAGAGAAGCACCTTCCTACCACTCCTGAATGGCGAGAGGGCTCACAAAGACCTGGAAG CGTGGAGAAACAACTTCCTGCGCATCAAGAAGCTTGTTCTGGTTGGAGGACCTGATGACGGAGTCATCATGCCCTGGCAGTCCAG CCACTTTGGATTCTATGGCAGAAATGAAAACATTGTCGAGATGAGCAAACAGGAA TACTACATCAGAGACTGGTTTGGCCTGAAGACGCTGGATGCCCGTGGAGATGTGTTGGTCTGTGTGCAGTCCGGCGTTCAACACACACAATGGCACTCCAACTACACAGTGTTCAGCAGCTGTATCGAGAAGTGGCTCACATGA